Proteins from a genomic interval of Anaerolineae bacterium:
- a CDS encoding helix-turn-helix domain-containing protein, which yields MNSLRQLEGLDEMRVLADERRLAILQRLMAAPATLSQLGQALGRHPAWVRHHLKQLEEVGLVEPAGTKELPGFIEKYYRASARAFTVSRVITPKLADEGALVAAGSHDLALELLARRYRESGTGPGMWIVPLGSLDGLIALRQGVGQIAGCHLLDAETGDYNLPYVKRLFPGEAMALVTLAFREQGLIVPAGNPLGLAGLPDVAARGVRLVNRPRGSGTRLWLDRALEAEGLGPGDIVGYQDEVSTHTEVAQRVAERRADVGLGILAAARAEGLEFVPLFHERFELVAHRDAWERCEFAAVLELMESRGFRTEAASLGGYDLSQCGQMRLSD from the coding sequence GTGAACAGCCTGAGACAACTGGAGGGCCTGGACGAGATGCGGGTGCTGGCGGATGAGCGCCGCCTGGCGATACTGCAGCGCCTTATGGCCGCCCCGGCCACGCTGTCCCAGTTGGGACAGGCTTTGGGCCGACACCCTGCCTGGGTGCGGCACCATCTTAAGCAGCTCGAGGAGGTGGGCCTGGTGGAACCGGCCGGGACCAAGGAGCTGCCCGGTTTCATCGAGAAGTACTACCGAGCCAGCGCCCGCGCCTTCACCGTCAGCCGGGTGATAACGCCGAAGCTGGCGGACGAGGGAGCTTTGGTGGCGGCCGGCAGCCACGACCTGGCCCTGGAGCTGTTGGCCCGCCGCTACCGCGAATCCGGCACCGGGCCCGGCATGTGGATAGTGCCCCTGGGGAGCCTCGACGGCCTGATCGCCTTGCGCCAAGGGGTAGGTCAGATCGCCGGCTGTCACCTGCTCGACGCCGAGACGGGCGACTACAACCTGCCCTATGTCAAGCGGCTCTTCCCCGGGGAGGCGATGGCGCTGGTCACCCTGGCCTTCAGGGAGCAGGGCCTCATCGTGCCGGCCGGCAATCCACTCGGGCTCGCGGGCCTGCCGGACGTGGCGGCCCGAGGGGTGCGGCTGGTCAACCGCCCCCGAGGCTCGGGGACGCGGTTGTGGCTCGATCGCGCCCTGGAGGCGGAAGGGTTGGGGCCGGGGGATATCGTCGGCTACCAGGACGAGGTGAGCACGCACACCGAGGTAGCCCAGCGCGTGGCGGAGAGGCGGGCAGACGTCGGGTTGGGCATCCTGGCCGCCGCCCGGGCTGAGGGGCTCGAGTTCGTGCCCCTCTTCCATGAGAGGTTCGAGCTGGTGGCTCACCGGGATGCGTGGGAGCGCTGCGAGTTCGCTGCCGTCCTGGAGCTCATGGAGAGCCGCGGCTTCCGGACCGAGGCCGCCTCGCTGGGAGGTTACGACCTGAGCCAGTGCGGCCAGATGCGGCTCAGCGATTGA
- a CDS encoding ABC transporter permease, whose product MGDLIRGLSQALRLIAGLDPAVLEIVGLSLKVSGVALLFATLVGIPIGALLGLTRFAGKRLVVALLYTGMGFPPVVVGLFVYLILSRSGPLGQLQSPLIPALFTPGAMILAQSIISFPLVAGFTMAAVMGVEPQLRQQVRALGATRVQTAVTVLGEARVGVVVSIIAGFGSIISEVGAVMLVGGNIEGRTRVLTTAIVLETRKGAFDLALALGVILLGLSFAANLAMLQLQGRALRE is encoded by the coding sequence ATCGGAGACCTGATCAGGGGCCTGAGTCAGGCCCTCCGGTTGATAGCTGGGCTGGATCCGGCTGTGTTGGAGATCGTTGGCTTGTCTCTGAAGGTTTCCGGCGTGGCGTTGCTGTTCGCCACTCTGGTGGGCATTCCCATCGGGGCGCTGTTGGGTTTGACCCGGTTCGCGGGCAAGCGGCTGGTGGTGGCGCTGCTCTACACTGGCATGGGTTTCCCCCCGGTGGTGGTGGGGCTGTTCGTGTACCTGATCCTGTCGCGGAGTGGGCCCTTGGGCCAGCTCCAGTCACCTCTGATTCCGGCGCTGTTCACCCCCGGGGCCATGATCCTGGCCCAGAGCATCATCTCCTTTCCCCTGGTGGCCGGCTTCACCATGGCCGCCGTCATGGGGGTCGAGCCCCAGCTGCGCCAGCAGGTGCGCGCCTTGGGGGCCACTCGAGTGCAGACGGCGGTGACGGTCCTCGGGGAAGCGCGGGTAGGGGTGGTGGTCTCCATCATTGCCGGCTTCGGTAGCATCATCTCCGAAGTGGGGGCGGTGATGCTGGTAGGGGGGAACATCGAAGGGCGCACCCGGGTGTTGACCACGGCCATTGTTTTGGAGACGCGCAAGGGGGCGTTCGACTTGGCGCTGGCCCTGGGAGTCATCCTGCTGGGGCTGTCGTTCGCCGCCAACCTGGCCATGTTGCAGCTTCAGGGACGGGCGCTGCGGGAATGA